TGAATGACAGGCAGAAATTCAGAAAGCAAGCACAATTCAGAACAAGAGTCCCAAAATTAAGTTCTAGAATAGACAAGAAATTTTGGATAACTGGTACGAAATGTGATCAAGAACTGCTCCCTAAAGCGAACCAAATTCAGAAGTGAAAGAAGTCAAGAACCTAGAAGTACTGCTCCCTATGAGCACGGCCTACAGAATTAGAACTTTTGAGTTTGAGCGAAAGAAGTAGTAATCTTGACACAAAATGTACCAAGAATTGCATCCCCGTGAAGTTAACAGGCGGAATTAAGGCGCACACTTTGGCAAGAACAGATGCAGGACTTGCTCCCAGGAGAATCCAATCGTCAGGTTTCAGCAGTTCTTGCAAATTGATGCAGAAATTTGCAGGATCGATAGACTCCAAGAACCCCGCGCTCCCCAAATCAATGCGAGGAGTGCCAAGGACAGGGAACGGTGAGCTCACCTGAGTAGGACATGGAACTGGAAGGACTGGCGGCGCCGGTCTCGGGGGGATGGCCTCGACCAACCAATGCATCATGTTGCTCATGTTGAAGAAGTCGACGGTGACGCCGTTGTGCCATGTGCGGAACTTGCCGTTGGCGCGAAGGTGGCCATAGGAGACGTGGCGCAGGAATGCGTAATCCCCGATCCCGCCCACCACCCTGACGCCCATCCACATGACGGCGCTCAGCTCCACCTCGTCGTAGTCGCGCTGGACGACGCGGCGGCCGCGGTGGCCGCGCGGCGCCACATGGTCGGCTGAGAGCGCGAGGTACCGGCCGTTGGCGGAGCTATGGAGGAGAACGTAGGTGAAGCCGAGGCGCACGACCCGGTGCACCGCCCACGCGGCGTTCAACGACGCGCGGGTCCTGCGCAGGGACACGCCCACCCCGTCCTCATCGGCGTGGAGGTACGCGCCGGTCACGCGGTTCCGCAGCCGCACGTGGATCCTGTTGGGGAAGAACTCCATCGCGGCCGCCGGTAGTGGGGGTGCGGCGGACAGCCGGCGGCGAGCAAGTGGGTTTTCTTGGTTTCTTGGCGCTGCCGAGAGTGGAGGGGGTgggtgggagaggagagagcagAGCAGGTGTTGTTGCGACGGTTACGTTCGGGCGCCAAGGCGGGGTATTTCAAGGCGCAGGCCTCTCCTGTCCAGTTGGCGTAGGTCGGTTGCTGCGGCCTCCAGGTGCCACCTTCCACTGACAAGTGGGGCCAGTGTAAGGGCCCGGATACGAGGCATCCAGCCAGCGCTGCAGCCACTGGCATGTGGGGCCGAAGAAGTTGCAGCAGAAGGTCGCTGAGGCCTcatgcggcggcggccggccgggaacACGAGAACCGTGCCTTCGGGCATGGAACTGCCGACCTCCGCCGAGGAGGCGGAGAGGACGCTTCCAATCACAGCTCCAGCGAGGATGATGGctgcgaggaggcggcggagacgCGATAGGGGACGGGAAAAAAAACATGGGGAACCATCATTTGAGGACTAAATCTACCGAGCAGAGTTATTTTTAGAAGCTAAAATCTAATATGACTGATAGATCTATGAGGTGGTCGACCTCCTCTCCTTCTCGCCGCCGACAAGGTCACCGCAAGGGAGGAACGGAGgttccgcaaaaaaaaaaaaaagaggaacagGGGGCCAGAGGGTGACGGTGCTGGGAATCCTAGCCGGCGGACGTTGCCAGAGCGCGTGGGCTTTTTTCTCTATGTGTTGGTACTGTTAGAACTAGGATTGCAATGTAAAGTAGAGAGACAACCATAGATTCAATCATTGGTTTTCTTATGGATAGATATTGGTATTTATACATGGTGAATAGTCGTGTCTGTTTGGGAGACATCTCTCCGAATGGGTGCCTATTGCGAACGGGTGTCCGTTCGGTGGTATTGATCATTTCGGTTCATAACACTTCCCCTTAATCAATATTGTTCTACAGTGATGTCAATCTCCCAAGTGGCCCAATTTCGGTGTGTGCAGCTCCCTCGCGTCGTCTCCTCGGAGGCGACTCGCCAGCACCCAAaaccacctcctccaccaacATTGGCTTGGCCGCTGCCGCCATCGCCAATGGACGATAGCACCAAGCGGTGGCCGTCCCGTTTCCCCCCTGCCCTCTTGTTTTCCTCCACCCCTCCTTTTCCTTCCTTGAGCGTCGTCGAGAGCTGCTGGATCTGCCATGTTTCTCGTTGGATCTCCTATTCCAAGGGGTGGATCTGGCCGTTGGCAACCGGGTTCCACGTAGATCCGTTGCTAGTGCGATGCAATTCACCGTGCTCAGGCCATGGCAGCGGCGGGCCTTGGGTCAGCTTGCTAGGACACGAGCACCACTGGGTGGCTACATAGGGGGTTGCTCCTCCGTGCGACAGTGGTGGCACGGTTCCCCCACCCCCTCCCCTTCGATGTGGTGATGTTACCTAGCTTCGAGGTGCTGGTGCTCCATGTTCCGAGGGTCTGCTCATCGCCGCCCTCCTTTGATGGTGTGCTCCTCGCTAGTTTGCTGTTGAGGCTATTGTTCTACTCGTCACAGCTCCTCTGTGATGTTGCAGCAGCTGCTGTGAGAAGACGGTCGATGATGAAAAAGCTGCTCCCAGTGTCATCCTCCTCTGCCTGCCTGATGCTATCCTGATGCTAAGAGCTTCAATGCCATCCCCCTTCGTTGAGCTCCTGCTTTTGTCACTGGAGCTGATGTTGTTGCTTCCTGATGCTTCCGACCAAGGTACTATGCATTTGCTATTGTCCCTACCAGCCACCAATAAGGATCTTCCACTgttgttgttgattttgttgTTGCTATGGGTAGCCGATGAAGTTATGGCGTGGTTGTGTTTGCTAATGCCCCTATCCCGAGACACTCTTTGTCGCTGATGCTGCTCCTGGTGGGCTGTGATGTTGGGTCGATGACTCCATGCCTTATGCTTTACAGCCAGTGATGAGCCCCTGAGGTCAAAGATTTCGTTGTCATTGTTGGTGATGCTATCAGCCGCTATCGTCGTTGTGTTCCTCTTTAGCCGCCTTCCAGATGTTGTGCTCTGGTGCTGTTCATATCAGTTCATGCCGGTGTCGTCGATCTGTTGGGGTTATCAGTCCGTGTTGCCCTGctggtgaaagtgcatctagcccctatgtgtggttttggtaattaatgacaatacctatggactaacaatagtgttgagtttgttagtaggttgttcaataggtgatgcatggatgagagatatgcatgagctctaggtaaatggggagattgaaaatgcatcaagacgaatgagctctaggtgatgctcaggtaagtgatgacaatgcctatgaactaacaatcatattgacaatcgctattaggttattccataggagatgcataaatgatgaagcacgGATTCTTTAAGAaataccatgagttcaaagaattgcatcaaaagtcattgagattttagtgatgctcataagaagaagaagaaactcaataagattagcaataagcttgaaggctaagttacttgtagagatcaagtaactaaaaggtatgcttgtcaatagagttttatggactaacccgtgtgctatgtgtttaagaatgagtggggttagattctatatgaagattgacaatatgcatgaaggctaataagttacttgtggagatcaagtaacttaaagtataaatgttgtcatttaggttttatggactaacccgtgtgctatgtgtttaagaatgagtggggttagattctatatgaagattgacaatatgcatgaaggctaataagttatttgtggagatcaagtaacttaaagtataaatgttatcatttaggttttatggactaacccatgtgctttgtgcttgagagtgagttggggttaggatcgataaaaaggcataagttgaattgaaatcatatatgccaagagtgaagaacaagagtggactctatatttgataaaatgaattccttgaaggtgtcgaatacaaagtgattttctatggcaagacggtgaagagcaagcaagactcggctgcgatggaccatccgtggtaaagggcaagcaaatggcttggcgccaaaggaccaaggcggtgatgaagagcgagtaaaggctttgcgccgatggatctTGCGAGGCCAtaggaagctatggatgattcacatcaatcatatgaagaatcaagtgaagaatatatagaagttggcaaccctcaaggtttgaaagaaagaagcggtacttgaaaatttttcaaaagctcaaagtggttcaaacgagttttatctttgaatttgagtataggtatgctgcactattaagagggatgcaacgtgagctaattgtcgtatctcagtgctcaagagttcccaaccaaacccaaagtgagagtttcttgttCAGAGTCCgaagcggaaagtgtggaagtgtccaaaatgggttttggagtgttcctaattttatcctatgtgttttagatcatgaattcagttgggatgtgtagccctctgaataagctttccatagagtccaaaatcgtcaaaatcggactccgagatcaaaagttatcgccgtttttcggaggtcagctgtgctgtactcgaagactccggtgaagaccggattctccggtacctggagtggccggagactccggtgtagaccggatattccggtaaagtccagaaaagagcctaacggctagttttttgaagtgggctatttataccccactcatcccatcctttggggctgctgtaagggcacgaaagaaacactttttagagctaaaagaactccatcccactccattctagtgtgtgatttaagaagaaaagtgagttgggttgagagattgaaagattgagtgcaagtgagctaaatccattcttaagcacttgagttcttgacaagaagttctcgaagcctcctagccggctaggtgtcgccggtgagctcccgtgcttgtggtgagctgcgaaaaagtttgtgaagggctcgatttcgcctccgcaagggaagaaatcaagagtggatcgagaaaagcggttgaaagagacctgactcgttggagcttcctcaacggagacgtaggattcacggtggtgaatctgaacttcgggaaacaaatcttgtgtctcctctcttgtttctttacttttgagttcttgttcaaatctttgtgcatattactcgatctacttgtttgtgtgtatttgagtgtaggttcttcgtggatctacttggaattatctccgggaacacacgacatcacttggtttgagctagaactctctacacatcctttatattcagtttcgggctcagttctgtacagaacccggagaatccggattTTACcagagtttccggacctgtacacaccggagtatccggactacaccggatactctagataaacagtaatttcaaacatatgaacagtgtttttagcctttttcaatttaagttttattgcatatctcttgctagaattaaataatttttatcaccttaggattgtaattttcacacttatttagggtgattgtgcactagttgagcctagcatatttaggtttttcacttttaaaaaacccgttagtttatattccgctgcaagtttaggccaacggtaaaagggtacgattttttgtaaaaacgcctattcacctccctctaggcgacatcattgtcctttcagctGGCCCTCACCGTTTTGTTGTGATGATGTTATCGCCTACTAGGCTGCTTCTGTTGCGGTACTGACGCTGATGCTACCCTGGTTCTGCTAAGTTTGTTGTCGCCGTGCTGATCACTTCAGGCCATTGTTGAGGCCTGACGCAACTGTCACTATGCTGCTTTCCTTTGTTGCCTGATGTTGTTCGGGGTTGTGATGCTGATTCTACTATGGGGATGTTGGCCTGACAATGCTACCACCATGTTGCCTCCCTCTGATGACCTTCCTGGTGATATCATGCTACTGTTTTGCTGCTCTGTCAATGTTGTCGTACCCTTACCAATGATGAGTTTGAGGCTCCCCTTGCCATACTTGTAGTGCCATGTCGGCTCCTCTACTGCATGAGAAGGTTCATTGCCGCTAACAAGTGGGCCCAGTCGAGCGGACGCTGCATCCCGCGAGCCAGTATCGGAGTGAAGCCCAATTCGCTCGTCTCCGCGCATGCAGCATCCGGCATATATTTGCACGAGCGGGTGCAAGGCTGTATCGGTCAGCAGAGCATCCAAACGCATGTCTCCATCATTTTGTACGCATGAGcggatgcatgcatgtgctgATCCGCCCATCCAAACACTCCCCTGGTGCTCTCGCCCACACATGGCCAGACAGGTTCAAAAATTCGTTTGAATTCTGAAATGTAGAGGTCCCCGAATTCTCCGATGTTCAAAAAATTCAATCgaaatttgggtagaatttgattgaatttaTTTAGTCAAACTGGTTTGATCAAAACCAATTGAATTGGGTATTTGTAACCGAACAATTTCACCGATTAATCACTCAATTTCTTCGATATTTAATCGCATTTTCTGTATTTCGTTGGTAGTCGAAAACCATTTGATTTTCTCGAAAAACTACTCGAATTTCATCaaaaaccgttcggtttttatcaaattttagtaaaattcaagaaaaatcataaaatatcttaactttgtaaaatcaataactaatacATCTGAATTGATTTGAGttttaaatcaagtgaaacaaattttattgatttcttataacatgatctatatgataaaaatatttataatcataaaaaagttgaatattttctataaGAAAATGtgttaaatgtatagttaatttttgctaatccaaaaatcatgaaactaattttattaatCTTCCTACATGAttttatgtcttttaaaaatatttgaacctatgaaatagttattataacatgTAAGATCCTGCAAATGTATTGCAAatggattaatttataactaacccatcacgaCTCTGATACTGTAGCATGAGACACTGTAGCACACTTAATTGTACCAATAGGTTGTAATACCGGGTCGTAtgtatagtattttttttctggtATTATGCAATGGATTACTAGTCCAGCTCGTTTCTTTCTGAAGACATAAGTcactctttctcttctttaatTTAATTGCCACGCCAAATTTTTGTTCAGTTGAACACCTAATTAATTTACGGACAGACCCACCATGGTGCAAGGGTATTCATTTGAATACCtaacttttttgcaaaaaaatcgaGTATATAGGAATTATACATGTACGTATATAACTTAGTTGGGCCATATTTTTTTGCCTCACGCCTCAAAACCATGGTGCAAGGGTATTTGGAACATTTGTACCTAATTTAAGCTATCGTGGACCATTTGTATTTTGGATgaaatcatttttttcttgaatacCTAGCTATTAAATCCTAGATTTGTGAGCACTGAAAGATGCCTAAATAGTACTCTCTCCATCCTAAAATATATATCGTATTAAGATTtagaaaagtcaaactttataaattttaattatataaaagttatatCAATAGATCTGTTTCATAGATCTAttaatatgatattgattttataaaaattgataatatattataaaataaattaatgataaaaatatttttaaagatttttacaaattttaataCGTCCTACTATTGTATTTTAGATGGAGGAAGTACATTAGGCGGCTGAGGCACTGATGCTAGGACGTCAAATGTAACAGCAATTACGACACTGTTCATCAAGAAAACTAGCCCACGAAACACCCGGA
The nucleotide sequence above comes from Phragmites australis chromosome 4, lpPhrAust1.1, whole genome shotgun sequence. Encoded proteins:
- the LOC133914489 gene encoding uncharacterized protein LOC133914489, with the protein product MEFFPNRIHVRLRNRVTGAYLHADEDGVGVSLRRTRASLNAAWAVHRVVRLGFTYVLLHSSANGRYLALSADHVAPRGHRGRRVVQRDYDEVELSAVMWMGVRVVGGIGDYAFLRHVSYGHLRANGKFRTWHNGVTVDFFNMSNMMHWLVEAIPPRPAPPVLPVPCPTQNLGGRHGLFRRRVQPVVERSRVIRCFGANGHGNFDQLGAFQFYGRSVYNLRNEVALRVGEEIFSGITVCVRAGWYGRLTPLVIDLPESEEDMDIVVLITGSPGESFATSQRPVQHLLSASLLMMKAAEALRHPDVDAP